Proteins encoded by one window of Winogradskyella sp. PG-2:
- the gap gene encoding type I glyceraldehyde-3-phosphate dehydrogenase, with product MITIAINGFGRIGRRVFRLALQHPQIRVVAINDLADTKTLSHLLKYDSIHGVLDEAISFDKNHIILNDIKIPLYNLSHPKDIDWSSTKPDYVIESTGKFKIKSELQYHIDNGANQVILSVPALEDDIKTIVLGVNDNILDGTETILSNASCTTNNAAPMISLIKEYFGIKQAYITTIHSYTTDQSLHDQPHRDLRRARAAGQSIVPTTTGAAKALTKIFTDLSDVIGGCGIRVPVANGSLTDITINVEKQTSIEEVNSIFKNAATSKLKGILEYTEDPIVSIDIVGNPHSCIFDSQMTSVIGNMVKIVGWYDNETGYSSRILDLICNLSDKNALLSNI from the coding sequence ATGATTACTATTGCCATTAACGGATTTGGCAGAATTGGTCGTCGTGTATTTAGATTAGCGCTTCAACATCCACAAATAAGAGTTGTAGCAATTAACGATTTAGCAGACACAAAGACCTTAAGTCATTTATTGAAGTATGACAGTATTCATGGCGTTTTAGATGAAGCTATTTCTTTTGATAAGAATCACATAATTCTAAATGATATAAAAATTCCTTTATACAACCTATCACATCCTAAAGATATAGATTGGTCTTCGACTAAACCCGATTATGTAATTGAGTCTACCGGGAAGTTTAAAATAAAGTCAGAACTTCAATATCACATTGATAATGGTGCTAATCAAGTCATTCTATCGGTTCCTGCATTAGAGGATGATATTAAAACGATAGTTCTTGGTGTCAATGATAATATTCTAGATGGTACTGAAACTATTTTATCAAATGCATCTTGTACAACGAATAATGCTGCGCCAATGATTTCATTAATTAAAGAGTATTTTGGTATTAAGCAAGCTTATATTACTACTATACATTCGTATACAACAGATCAAAGTTTACACGATCAACCACATCGCGACTTACGACGTGCAAGAGCAGCTGGCCAATCTATAGTTCCCACTACAACAGGTGCAGCCAAAGCATTAACTAAGATTTTCACAGATTTATCAGACGTTATTGGTGGATGCGGTATAAGAGTTCCTGTAGCTAATGGTTCTTTAACGGATATTACTATTAATGTTGAAAAACAAACTTCTATTGAAGAAGTTAATTCAATTTTTAAGAATGCTGCTACTTCAAAATTAAAAGGAATTCTAGAGTATACCGAAGACCCAATTGTATCGATTGATATTGTTGGCAATCCTCACTCTTGTATTTTTGATTCTCAAATGACTTCTGTAATAGGAAACATGGTAAAAATAGTGGGTTGGTACGATAATGAAACTGGGTATAGTTCTAGAATTTTAGATTTAATTTGCAATTTATCGGATAAAAATGCACTTTTGTCGAATATTTAA
- the lipA gene encoding lipoyl synthase, with protein sequence METKVASNILPERKPKWLRVKLPTGKKYTELRSLVDKYKLNTICTSGSCPNMGECWGEGTATFMILGNVCTRSCGFCGVKTGRPETVDWDEPEKVARSIKLMQIKHAVLTSVDRDDLKDMGSIMWSETVKAVRRMNPETTLETLIPDFQGLEKHIDRIIDVAPEVVSHNIETVRRLTREVRIQAKYDRSMGVLKYLKQQGQRRTKSGIMLGLGEKREEVIETLHDLRANDVDVVTIGQYLQPSKKHLPVKQFINPDQFDEYKAIGLDLGFRHVESSALVRSSYKAQKHIN encoded by the coding sequence ATGGAAACCAAAGTTGCTTCAAATATTTTACCTGAGCGTAAGCCAAAATGGCTTCGCGTAAAATTGCCTACTGGTAAAAAGTATACTGAACTTAGAAGTCTTGTTGATAAATATAAACTAAATACAATTTGCACCTCTGGAAGTTGTCCAAACATGGGGGAATGTTGGGGAGAAGGCACAGCAACTTTTATGATTTTAGGTAATGTATGTACTCGCTCGTGTGGATTTTGTGGTGTGAAAACTGGACGACCAGAAACGGTCGATTGGGACGAACCTGAAAAAGTAGCACGTTCTATAAAATTAATGCAAATTAAACATGCGGTTTTAACAAGTGTTGATAGAGATGATCTTAAAGACATGGGAAGCATTATGTGGTCAGAAACTGTAAAAGCGGTTAGACGAATGAATCCAGAAACTACACTCGAAACACTGATACCAGATTTTCAAGGTTTAGAAAAGCACATCGACCGCATTATAGATGTAGCTCCTGAGGTTGTATCTCATAATATAGAAACTGTAAGGAGATTAACTCGTGAAGTTCGTATACAAGCCAAGTACGATCGTAGTATGGGAGTTTTAAAATATTTAAAACAGCAAGGACAACGTAGAACCAAGTCTGGAATTATGTTAGGTTTAGGTGAAAAACGTGAAGAAGTTATAGAAACTTTACATGATCTAAGAGCAAATGATGTCGATGTGGTAACAATTGGTCAATACTTACAACCAAGTAAAAAACACTTACCTGTAAAACAGTTTATCAATCCAGATCAGTTTGATGAATATAAAGCTATTGGATTGGATTTAGGATTTAGACATGTTGAAAGTAGTGCTTTAGTAAGATCTTCTTACAAAGCTCAAAAACACATCAACTAA
- a CDS encoding Nramp family divalent metal transporter: protein MLTTLKKLGPGLLFAGAAIGVSHLVQSTRAGADFGLGLLWALLLVNLFKYPFFQFGPRYASATGESLLEGYHKLGKGVLIFYFILSLGTMFTIQTAVTIVSAGLAHSFFGDISFLNFGYESITSVEIWTVIILFVCLLILFLGKYSALDKLIKFIIITLTISTLVAVCFAFTEFKNPISLAQVLPENTTEIAFLIAFMGWMPAPLDISVWHSIWAIEKKKDEGIFTPKTALLDFNIGYICAIILGIAFVCLGYFVMFNTGETFSNKAAVFSNQLVDLYTKSLGNWAYIVIGIAAFTAMFSTTITTLDASPRAMSRSLELLTKKVFKRGYLLWILILTFGTLIIFFVFASEMGLLIKIATILSFITAPFYAIINYKLISSKHTPKAWRPTLKLHVLSWLGILFLVGFSVWYLTLL, encoded by the coding sequence ATGCTTACAACATTAAAAAAATTAGGCCCAGGTTTATTATTTGCAGGTGCAGCAATTGGTGTATCACATTTGGTACAATCCACAAGAGCTGGAGCAGATTTTGGTTTAGGCTTACTATGGGCTCTACTACTAGTTAATTTATTTAAATATCCTTTCTTTCAATTTGGTCCACGATATGCATCTGCTACAGGAGAAAGTTTATTAGAAGGCTATCATAAATTAGGCAAAGGTGTTTTAATCTTCTACTTTATTCTGAGTTTAGGCACCATGTTTACTATTCAAACCGCTGTAACTATTGTTAGTGCTGGCCTAGCACATTCTTTTTTTGGCGATATTAGCTTTCTAAATTTTGGCTATGAAAGTATTACAAGTGTAGAAATATGGACAGTAATTATCTTATTCGTTTGTCTCTTAATTCTATTTCTTGGTAAATACAGTGCACTTGATAAACTCATTAAGTTTATCATTATAACATTGACTATAAGTACACTTGTAGCTGTTTGTTTCGCCTTTACAGAATTTAAAAACCCTATCTCATTAGCACAAGTATTACCAGAAAACACTACTGAAATAGCCTTTTTAATTGCCTTTATGGGTTGGATGCCTGCACCATTAGATATTTCAGTATGGCATTCTATTTGGGCTATTGAAAAGAAAAAAGACGAAGGCATATTTACACCTAAAACGGCTTTACTAGATTTTAACATTGGTTACATCTGCGCTATAATTTTAGGAATCGCATTCGTATGCTTAGGCTACTTTGTGATGTTTAACACAGGTGAAACCTTCAGCAATAAAGCGGCTGTTTTTTCAAATCAGTTAGTAGATTTATATACTAAAAGTTTAGGGAACTGGGCATACATTGTAATTGGTATTGCAGCATTTACTGCTATGTTTAGTACAACTATTACAACTTTAGATGCATCACCAAGAGCTATGTCTAGAAGTTTAGAATTGCTGACTAAAAAAGTATTTAAAAGAGGCTATTTACTTTGGATTTTAATATTAACCTTTGGAACACTTATTATCTTTTTTGTTTTTGCCTCAGAAATGGGATTACTTATTAAAATTGCAACAATACTCTCTTTTATAACTGCTCCTTTTTACGCCATTATTAATTATAAATTAATTTCTAGCAAACATACTCCTAAAGCATGGAGACCAACTTTAAAGCTACATGTTTTATCATGGTTAGGTATTTTGTTTTTGGTTGGTTTTAGTGTCTGGTATCTCACTTTATTATAA
- a CDS encoding RNA polymerase sigma factor, which produces MEVKEAISKAKENNQIAFNFLLDTFWNDIYGFQLKRTQNENDAEDITIQTFSKAFDKINTYKESYQFKTWLITISKNIHIDLVRKQKKSIRNTSKDNDDYYLEIVDDSPTPEHKIITEQNLAKLLRDIKKLKPHYQEVINLRFFQELSYKEIAEQLNEPINNVKVKLLRAKKLLAAIITKI; this is translated from the coding sequence TTGGAAGTAAAAGAAGCTATTAGTAAGGCTAAAGAGAATAATCAAATTGCATTCAATTTTCTACTAGATACGTTTTGGAATGATATTTATGGATTTCAACTAAAGCGAACTCAAAACGAAAACGACGCTGAGGACATTACTATTCAGACATTTTCTAAAGCTTTTGACAAGATTAATACTTACAAAGAATCATACCAGTTTAAAACTTGGTTAATCACTATTTCTAAAAATATTCATATAGATTTAGTAAGAAAACAAAAGAAGTCAATCCGAAATACATCTAAAGATAATGACGACTATTACTTAGAAATAGTTGATGACTCTCCTACTCCTGAACATAAGATTATTACAGAGCAAAATTTGGCAAAACTTCTGCGAGATATTAAAAAGTTAAAACCGCATTATCAAGAAGTAATTAATTTGAGGTTTTTTCAAGAATTAAGTTATAAAGAAATAGCTGAACAATTAAATGAGCCTATTAATAATGTAAAGGTGAAATTGCTCAGAGCCAAAAAGTTACTTGCTGCAATTATTACCAAAATATAA
- a CDS encoding glycosyltransferase, with protein sequence MNISTILFSAFIAIVSIQIIYYLSFLFSFAVKRAETRLKKNIPISIIICAKNEAENLKKNLPFILNQDYSTFEVVLVNDSSWDDTLDVMKGFAEKNSNIKLVDVKTIETFWGNKKYALTLGIKASKHDFLVFTDADCLPNSTKWLNHISSNFSNQKSIVLGYGAYTKKGFSFLNKLIRFETVMTALQYFSYANLGLPYMGVGRNMAYRKELFFNNSGFNNHMSLKSGDDDLFVNKVADNKNTSTCFTKESFTISVPKTSYKSWILQKRRHVSTAKFYKPLHKFMLGLFYTSQLLFWILGILLFTLSFPWEWLTALISLRFIIQLLCFGLTAKKLNEIDLIFLAPILEFFLILSQLSIFIANLISKPKHWK encoded by the coding sequence ATGAATATTTCAACAATACTATTTTCTGCATTTATTGCAATTGTTAGTATTCAAATTATCTATTACCTCAGTTTTTTATTTTCTTTTGCTGTTAAACGCGCCGAAACACGTTTAAAAAAAAATATTCCAATTTCAATTATCATTTGCGCTAAAAATGAAGCTGAGAACTTAAAAAAAAATCTTCCTTTTATATTAAATCAAGATTATTCAACTTTTGAAGTCGTTTTAGTCAATGACAGCTCTTGGGATGACACTCTAGATGTCATGAAAGGTTTTGCAGAAAAAAATAGTAATATAAAACTGGTAGATGTAAAAACTATTGAAACATTTTGGGGAAATAAAAAATATGCATTGACTTTAGGTATAAAAGCTTCAAAACACGACTTCTTAGTTTTTACTGATGCTGATTGTTTACCAAATTCAACTAAATGGTTAAATCATATCAGCAGCAATTTTTCTAATCAAAAATCTATTGTACTTGGCTATGGTGCTTATACAAAAAAGGGCTTTTCTTTTTTAAATAAACTTATTCGTTTTGAAACTGTAATGACAGCTTTACAGTATTTTTCTTATGCCAATCTCGGATTACCTTACATGGGAGTTGGTAGGAATATGGCCTATAGAAAAGAACTATTTTTTAATAATTCTGGTTTCAATAACCATATGAGTCTAAAGTCTGGTGATGATGACTTATTTGTAAATAAAGTAGCAGATAATAAGAATACTTCAACTTGTTTTACAAAAGAGAGTTTTACGATTTCAGTACCTAAAACATCTTATAAAAGTTGGATTCTACAAAAACGCAGACATGTAAGCACAGCAAAATTTTATAAGCCTTTGCATAAATTTATGTTAGGTCTATTTTACACATCACAATTGTTGTTTTGGATTTTAGGAATTCTATTATTCACTTTATCATTTCCTTGGGAATGGTTAACCGCACTAATTTCGTTACGTTTTATAATTCAATTATTATGTTTTGGGCTAACTGCAAAAAAACTTAATGAAATTGACCTTATTTTTTTAGCTCCAATTCTCGAATTCTTTTTAATTCTTTCGCAATTAAGTATCTTTATTGCAAATCTTATATCTAAACCAAAGCATTGGAAGTAA
- the aqpZ gene encoding aquaporin Z — MKKLFAEFFGTFWLVFGGCGSAVFAAGFPELGIGFVGVALAFGLTVLTMAYAVGHISGGHFNPAVSIGLWAGGKFEAKDLIGYIVAQVVGAIVAAALLYLIVSGKTGFESVGGFASNGYDALSPDGYNMMSVIVAEVILTAFFLIVILGSTNVRAPKGFAPIAIGLALTLIHLISIPISNTSVNPARSLSQALFADAAYLSQVWVFWVAPIAGAIIGGIIHKTLFEKE, encoded by the coding sequence ATGAAAAAATTATTTGCCGAGTTTTTCGGAACATTTTGGCTTGTATTTGGAGGTTGTGGTAGTGCAGTTTTTGCAGCCGGATTTCCAGAATTAGGAATTGGATTTGTAGGAGTGGCATTAGCCTTTGGTCTTACAGTATTAACTATGGCCTATGCAGTTGGACATATTTCTGGAGGTCATTTTAATCCTGCTGTCTCTATTGGTCTTTGGGCTGGTGGAAAATTTGAAGCTAAAGATTTAATTGGCTATATCGTAGCACAGGTAGTTGGTGCTATTGTAGCAGCTGCATTACTATATCTTATTGTTTCTGGTAAAACTGGATTTGAATCTGTAGGTGGTTTCGCTTCTAATGGTTATGATGCTTTATCACCAGATGGTTATAATATGATGTCTGTGATAGTAGCTGAAGTTATTTTAACAGCATTTTTCTTAATTGTTATTTTAGGAAGTACGAATGTTAGAGCTCCTAAAGGTTTTGCTCCAATTGCTATTGGTTTAGCTTTAACTTTAATACATCTTATTAGCATCCCTATTTCTAATACATCTGTAAATCCGGCAAGATCTTTAAGTCAGGCTTTATTTGCTGATGCTGCATATTTATCTCAAGTTTGGGTATTTTGGGTAGCACCTATTGCTGGCGCAATTATTGGTGGAATTATCCATAAAACATTATTCGAGAAAGAATAA
- a CDS encoding anti-sigma factor domain-containing protein yields the protein METKLHSFLNSNLLNKYLVGETSLKESKEVEYFISNYPEAASAYEKLQNNLEIIAKAGAIDVPNHILSNILESLDESDDTKVIQLVQKTKTPWYSIAASAAAVLFAVTSFMLYQKNQNLNDENNIVVEEIYDLRSDIDKNNSKLDELSRELMKLNNPDSKKYVINGNERAKNLKTVAYINPIEKTSMIDVITLPQLPKDQHYQIWAELQDRMVNLGILDEADRKLKQIPYMEDALALSIKIGTKGDETNENDTEVAEISLKEE from the coding sequence ATGGAAACAAAATTACATAGCTTTTTAAATTCTAACTTACTAAACAAATATTTAGTAGGTGAAACTTCTTTAAAAGAATCTAAAGAGGTAGAATATTTCATTTCTAATTACCCAGAAGCTGCTTCTGCTTATGAGAAGCTTCAGAATAACCTAGAGATTATTGCTAAAGCAGGTGCAATAGATGTACCTAATCATATATTATCAAATATTTTAGAATCTTTAGATGAATCTGACGACACTAAAGTGATTCAGCTTGTACAGAAAACAAAGACTCCTTGGTATAGTATTGCTGCAAGTGCAGCTGCTGTTTTATTTGCAGTAACATCTTTTATGCTTTACCAAAAGAATCAGAATCTTAATGATGAAAACAACATTGTTGTTGAAGAAATTTATGATTTAAGAAGTGATATTGACAAGAATAATTCTAAGCTAGATGAATTATCTAGAGAGTTAATGAAACTTAATAATCCTGATTCTAAGAAATATGTTATCAATGGTAATGAACGTGCCAAGAACTTAAAAACTGTTGCCTATATAAATCCAATAGAAAAAACATCTATGATTGATGTGATTACTTTACCGCAATTACCAAAAGATCAGCATTATCAAATTTGGGCTGAACTACAAGACAGAATGGTTAATTTAGGTATTTTGGATGAGGCTGACCGTAAATTAAAACAGATTCCTTACATGGAAGATGCTTTAGCCTTAAGTATTAAAATTGGTACAAAGGGAGACGAAACTAATGAAAATGATACTGAAGTAGCTGAGATTTCTTTAAAAGAGGAATAA
- a CDS encoding RNA polymerase sigma factor translates to MSITPTERKIIDLLKEGDKRALNLLYENYSNSLYGVILKITINEEIAQDALQETFIKVWKNAHKYDSSKAKLFTWLFRIARNTAIDKLRSFNNRYKKEVQIDTSNVYILPTSNFNQDVMDIKEHIGRLEEKYQIVLEALFFQGMTQQEASDELDIPLGTIKSRLKIGLRELKKVYNP, encoded by the coding sequence TTGAGTATTACACCTACAGAACGAAAAATTATAGACTTACTTAAAGAAGGAGATAAACGAGCTTTAAATTTACTTTATGAAAACTATTCTAATAGTCTATATGGTGTAATTTTAAAAATTACAATTAACGAGGAAATTGCTCAAGATGCACTTCAAGAAACCTTTATAAAGGTTTGGAAAAATGCTCATAAATACGATTCTAGCAAAGCAAAGTTATTTACCTGGTTATTCCGTATAGCAAGGAATACAGCAATAGACAAACTAAGAAGTTTTAATAATCGTTATAAAAAAGAAGTCCAAATTGATACTTCTAACGTATATATCTTACCAACAAGCAATTTTAACCAAGATGTAATGGATATAAAAGAGCATATTGGAAGACTAGAAGAAAAGTATCAAATTGTATTAGAGGCCCTATTTTTTCAAGGGATGACGCAACAAGAAGCGAGTGACGAATTAGACATTCCATTAGGTACTATTAAATCTAGATTAAAAATAGGGTTGAGAGAACTTAAAAAAGTTTATAATCCGTAA
- the murB gene encoding UDP-N-acetylmuramate dehydrogenase produces the protein MTIGKNVSLKSFNTFGIEAKAKSFCNITSTENLKRVLKEQHSHPLFILGGGSNMLLTQDIEALVLHINLKGIEVVNETKNTVTINAMAGENWHNFVLWCLDHNYGGIENMSLIPGNIGTAPIQNIGAYGVELKDVFVSCEAIHIRTQTTKIFTKSDCKFGYRESVFKQDLKGEYIITSVNLELTKNNHSLRMDYGAIQAELETLNITNPTIQDISNAVIAIRQSKLPDPNDIGNSGSFFKNPIISAQQFKQLQENFPEVPSYKISDKEVKVPAGWLIEKAGFKGKRFNNYGVHNKQALVLVNYGNANGIDIYKLAQLIQTTVKRLFNIFIETEVNII, from the coding sequence ATGACCATAGGAAAAAACGTTTCATTAAAATCATTTAACACCTTTGGTATTGAAGCTAAAGCTAAATCGTTTTGCAATATTACTTCTACTGAAAATCTCAAAAGGGTTTTAAAAGAGCAACATTCTCATCCATTATTTATTTTAGGAGGAGGTAGTAATATGTTATTAACTCAAGATATTGAAGCCTTAGTTTTACACATTAATTTAAAAGGTATCGAAGTTGTTAATGAAACTAAAAATACAGTTACAATTAATGCAATGGCTGGCGAAAATTGGCACAACTTTGTACTTTGGTGTTTAGACCATAATTATGGAGGTATAGAGAATATGTCTTTAATTCCCGGAAATATCGGTACAGCACCAATACAAAACATTGGAGCTTATGGTGTAGAACTAAAAGATGTTTTTGTGAGTTGCGAAGCGATTCATATTAGAACTCAAACTACAAAAATATTTACCAAATCTGATTGTAAGTTTGGATATAGAGAGTCCGTTTTTAAGCAAGATTTAAAAGGCGAATATATAATTACAAGTGTTAACCTTGAGCTTACAAAAAACAATCATAGTTTAAGAATGGATTATGGAGCGATTCAAGCAGAACTCGAAACTTTAAACATAACTAATCCCACTATTCAAGACATTTCGAATGCAGTAATAGCGATAAGACAAAGTAAACTACCAGATCCTAATGATATTGGCAACAGTGGCAGTTTTTTTAAAAACCCAATTATCTCTGCTCAACAATTCAAACAACTACAAGAAAATTTTCCAGAAGTACCTTCGTATAAAATTTCGGATAAAGAAGTAAAAGTTCCTGCGGGTTGGTTAATAGAAAAAGCTGGTTTTAAAGGTAAACGCTTTAATAATTATGGAGTGCATAATAAACAAGCCTTAGTTCTAGTTAACTATGGGAATGCTAATGGCATTGATATTTATAAATTAGCACAACTCATCCAAACAACTGTAAAGCGCCTCTTTAATATCTTTATTGAAACTGAAGTAAATATTATATAA
- a CDS encoding pyridoxal phosphate-dependent aminotransferase: protein MPTISKKGVNMPESPIRKLVPFAEEAEKQGKKVFYLNIGQPDIKTPTVALEAVKNNSLNIIAYSRSEGSESYRMKIAEYYKRNDIHVSHNDIIVTTGGSEALLFAFGSIMDENDEIIIPEPFYANYNGFSTASGVNVIPVISKIEDNFALPPIEEFEKLITPKTKAILICNPGNPTGYLYSKEEIQKLASIVKKHDLFLIADEVYREFVYDGVTHYSILQESGLEDNAIIIDSVSKRYSMCGARIGYLVSKNNEVIKTALKFAQARLSPPTLAQIASEGALETPQSYFDDVKNEYVNRRNTLIEELEKIKGVKVAKPNGAFYCIAELPVKNSDDFARWLLESFDYENNTVMVAPAAGFYSTPSVGLNQIRIAYVLNEDSLRLAVNILAEALKVYKD, encoded by the coding sequence ATGCCAACGATATCAAAAAAAGGTGTTAACATGCCTGAATCACCAATTCGAAAATTGGTGCCTTTCGCAGAAGAAGCTGAAAAACAAGGAAAAAAAGTGTTTTATTTAAATATCGGCCAACCAGATATAAAAACTCCAACAGTTGCTTTAGAAGCCGTTAAAAATAACTCATTAAATATTATAGCTTATTCTCGCTCTGAAGGTTCTGAAAGCTACAGAATGAAAATTGCTGAGTATTATAAACGTAATGACATCCATGTCTCACACAACGATATTATTGTAACCACTGGAGGTAGTGAAGCCCTTTTATTTGCTTTTGGAAGCATCATGGATGAAAATGATGAAATTATAATTCCTGAGCCCTTCTATGCTAATTATAATGGTTTTTCAACAGCTTCTGGAGTTAATGTAATTCCTGTAATATCAAAAATTGAAGACAACTTTGCATTGCCTCCAATAGAAGAATTTGAAAAATTAATTACACCTAAAACGAAAGCTATTTTAATTTGTAATCCAGGAAACCCAACAGGTTATTTATACTCTAAGGAAGAAATACAAAAATTAGCTTCTATTGTAAAAAAACATGATCTTTTCTTAATTGCAGATGAAGTATATAGAGAGTTTGTTTATGATGGAGTTACTCACTACTCTATTTTACAGGAGTCTGGTTTAGAGGATAACGCGATTATTATTGATTCGGTTTCTAAACGTTATAGTATGTGTGGAGCAAGAATTGGATATTTAGTATCTAAAAATAATGAAGTTATTAAAACAGCTCTCAAGTTTGCTCAAGCAAGACTAAGCCCACCTACTCTAGCACAAATAGCAAGTGAAGGAGCATTAGAAACACCTCAAAGTTACTTTGATGATGTAAAAAATGAATATGTAAATCGTAGAAATACACTAATTGAAGAATTAGAAAAAATTAAAGGGGTCAAAGTAGCAAAACCCAATGGTGCTTTTTATTGTATTGCAGAATTACCTGTTAAAAACTCTGACGATTTTGCACGTTGGCTACTAGAATCTTTTGATTATGAAAACAATACAGTTATGGTAGCACCAGCAGCTGGTTTCTACTCTACTCCTAGTGTAGGTCTAAACCAAATTCGTATTGCCTACGTATTAAATGAAGACAGCCTAAGATTAGCTGTGAATATTTTAGCAGAAGCTCTTAAGGTATATAAAGACTAA
- a CDS encoding aspartyl protease family protein has product MKLVFTYILPFFLLLNFWVLPAQSEFLLDDKVSEKIHFEFTSNLIIIPLEINSVELSFVLDTGVNKPILFNLLESDLLSLKDTETFFLHGLGGDGKIEALKSSHNEFKIGNAINTDQDLFVVFDKTINFTPRLGILVHGIIGYDVFKNFVVEINYNAKYIRLHKPEYFKPKTSKKCKTLPLNLYRGKAYIDGEVNINDAEKHVKLLIDTGSSDALWLFEDESEGFSPNKSMFFVDYLGKGLSGSVYGKRSKVNNFELGDFNMENVNVAFPDSVSIDLTKTFKGRNGSLGGDILKRFNLFFDYTNEKLHLKKNSFYKASFTYNNSGIVLEYNGNMFVEEQIKLPNSSNFTNSKRMDAVQINQSFNYIMTLKPVYEIVEIRTSSNAYKAGLRNGDVLLTINSKAAYNYKLQEISEILHGKTGKTIRVKIGRKGEDMVFKFKLDDVFKTNEPSN; this is encoded by the coding sequence TTGAAGTTAGTATTTACTTATATTTTACCGTTTTTTTTACTTTTAAATTTTTGGGTTTTACCAGCTCAAAGTGAGTTTTTATTGGATGATAAGGTGAGCGAAAAAATTCATTTTGAGTTCACGAGTAATTTAATAATAATCCCATTGGAAATTAATAGTGTTGAATTATCGTTTGTTTTAGATACTGGTGTAAACAAGCCGATTTTATTCAATTTACTTGAGAGTGATTTATTGTCTTTAAAAGATACTGAAACGTTCTTTTTACATGGTTTAGGAGGTGATGGGAAAATAGAGGCCTTAAAATCTAGCCATAATGAATTTAAAATTGGTAATGCTATTAATACAGATCAAGACTTGTTTGTAGTTTTTGATAAAACGATAAATTTCACTCCCAGACTTGGGATTTTAGTTCATGGTATTATAGGCTATGATGTGTTTAAGAATTTTGTAGTAGAAATCAATTATAATGCTAAGTACATTAGATTACATAAGCCAGAATATTTTAAGCCTAAAACTTCAAAAAAGTGCAAGACATTACCCTTAAACCTCTATAGAGGTAAAGCTTATATAGATGGTGAAGTTAATATTAATGATGCTGAAAAACATGTAAAATTATTAATAGATACTGGGAGTAGTGATGCTTTATGGTTATTCGAAGATGAGTCAGAGGGTTTCTCACCGAATAAGAGTATGTTTTTTGTGGATTATCTAGGCAAAGGATTGAGTGGCTCGGTTTATGGAAAACGTTCTAAAGTAAATAATTTTGAGCTTGGAGATTTTAATATGGAGAATGTTAATGTCGCATTTCCAGATTCTGTGTCAATTGATTTAACCAAAACATTTAAAGGGCGTAATGGAAGTTTAGGAGGCGATATTTTAAAAAGATTTAATCTTTTTTTTGACTATACAAATGAGAAATTGCACCTAAAAAAAAATAGTTTTTACAAAGCATCTTTTACCTATAATAATAGCGGAATCGTTCTAGAATACAATGGAAATATGTTTGTTGAAGAACAAATAAAATTACCTAATTCTAGTAATTTTACAAATTCTAAACGAATGGATGCTGTACAAATCAATCAATCTTTTAACTACATAATGACATTGAAGCCTGTATATGAAATTGTAGAGATTAGAACATCATCTAATGCATATAAAGCTGGATTAAGAAATGGTGATGTATTGCTTACTATTAATTCTAAAGCTGCTTATAATTATAAACTTCAGGAAATTAGTGAAATACTTCACGGAAAAACTGGAAAAACAATTCGTGTTAAAATAGGTCGTAAAGGAGAAGATATGGTTTTTAAGTTTAAGTTAGATGATGTATTTAAAACAAATGAGCCCTCAAATTGA